A stretch of the Enterobacteriaceae endosymbiont of Donacia proxima genome encodes the following:
- the aceE gene encoding pyruvate dehydrogenase (acetyl-transferring), homodimeric type, whose translation MSDKYLLYYNDVDPIETNDWIQSIDSVIKEEGIERAKFLIKTIITHLNKKNIILDNNNQDYINSFSKEEELMYPGNLILEKKIRSFIRWNAIMIVLRASKKKLDLGGHIASYQSSSYIYEVCFNHIFKASNDNDHGDIIYFQGHISPGIYARSFLEGRINVYHLDNFRQEISGKGLSSYPHPKLMPNFWQFPTVSMGLGPIAAIYQAKFLKYLENRELYKTKNRKIFAFLGDGEMDEPESKGVLNIASREKLNNLIFIINCNLQRLDGPVYGNGKIINELENIFKGAGWKVIKVIWGNSWENLLIKDNTGKLIELINNTPDGDFQNFNSKNGSYIRKNFFGKFPETLDLVKNLTDKDIEKLKYGGHDPKKIYTAFKKAYLIYDKPIVILFHTIKGFGLGEIAESKNIAHQIKNINVNEIKYIRDNLNIPISDKDLYKLPYITFSKNSLEYNYLHDQRKKLGGYIPYRRINFTEKLILPNLNDFKILLKEQIKISTTIVFLRILNILLRKKNISNRIVPIVADEARTFGLEGLFRQIGIYNSNGLQYTPQDKSLFTYYKEDIKGQIIQEGINESGAFASWLAAATSYSTNNFPMIPFYIYYSIFGFQRIGDFCWAAGDQQARGFLIGATSGRTTLNGEGLQHEDGHSHIYSLTIPNCISYDPTYAYELAVIINNGIQRMYGKQQENIYYYITTMNETYDMPSMNPLNEYGICKGIYKLTTINSSKNKITVQLLGSGAILRNMLKAANILFQEYNINSDIFSVTSFTEVAREGQDCDHWNLLHPSEKNRIPYITSIMKNYPTVAATDYIKNFAEQIRKYIPTNHYLVLGTDGFGRSDSRKNLRDFFEINEIYIVLAILNILFDLKFISLKLILHFIKKNNININKHNPRNS comes from the coding sequence ATGTCAGATAAGTACTTGTTATATTATAATGACGTGGATCCAATTGAAACAAATGATTGGATACAATCAATAGATTCTGTTATAAAAGAAGAAGGAATTGAAAGAGCTAAATTTTTAATAAAAACAATAATAACACATCTTAATAAAAAGAACATTATATTAGATAATAATAATCAAGATTATATTAATTCTTTTTCAAAAGAAGAAGAATTAATGTATCCTGGAAATTTAATATTAGAAAAAAAGATTAGATCTTTTATTAGATGGAATGCAATAATGATTGTTTTACGGGCTTCTAAAAAAAAATTAGATTTAGGTGGCCATATTGCATCTTATCAATCTTCTTCATATATTTATGAAGTTTGTTTTAATCATATTTTTAAAGCATCTAATGATAATGATCATGGAGACATTATTTATTTTCAAGGACATATTTCTCCAGGAATTTATGCCAGATCTTTTTTAGAAGGAAGAATAAATGTTTATCATTTAGATAATTTTCGTCAAGAAATATCTGGTAAAGGATTGTCCTCTTATCCACATCCTAAACTTATGCCTAATTTTTGGCAATTTCCTACTGTATCTATGGGACTTGGACCAATAGCTGCAATTTATCAAGCTAAATTTCTTAAATATTTAGAAAATAGAGAATTATATAAAACTAAAAATAGAAAAATTTTTGCATTTTTAGGAGATGGTGAAATGGATGAACCAGAATCAAAAGGAGTATTAAATATAGCTTCAAGAGAAAAATTAAATAATTTAATTTTTATTATAAATTGTAATTTACAAAGATTAGATGGTCCTGTATATGGTAATGGTAAAATTATTAATGAATTAGAAAATATTTTTAAAGGAGCTGGATGGAAAGTTATAAAAGTTATATGGGGTAATAGTTGGGAAAATTTATTAATTAAAGATAATACTGGTAAATTAATTGAATTAATTAATAATACTCCAGATGGAGATTTCCAAAATTTTAATTCTAAAAATGGATCTTATATCCGAAAAAATTTTTTTGGAAAATTTCCAGAAACATTAGATTTAGTTAAAAATCTTACTGATAAAGATATAGAAAAGTTAAAATATGGTGGTCATGATCCAAAAAAAATCTATACAGCTTTTAAAAAAGCATATCTTATTTATGATAAACCAATAGTTATATTATTTCATACAATTAAAGGATTTGGTTTAGGAGAAATAGCTGAAAGCAAAAATATTGCTCATCAAATCAAAAATATTAATGTTAACGAAATAAAATATATACGTGATAATTTAAATATTCCTATAAGTGATAAAGATTTATATAAATTACCTTATATTACTTTTAGTAAAAATTCACTAGAATATAATTATTTACATGATCAACGTAAAAAATTAGGTGGATATATACCATATAGAAGAATTAATTTTACAGAAAAATTAATATTACCTAATTTAAATGATTTTAAAATTTTATTAAAAGAACAAATTAAAATATCTACAACAATTGTATTTTTACGTATATTAAATATCTTATTAAGAAAAAAAAATATTAGTAATAGAATAGTTCCTATTGTAGCTGATGAAGCACGTACATTTGGTCTAGAAGGATTATTTAGACAAATAGGAATATATAATTCAAATGGATTACAATATACTCCACAAGATAAATCATTATTTACATATTATAAAGAAGATATAAAAGGACAAATAATACAAGAAGGGATAAATGAATCTGGTGCTTTTGCATCATGGTTAGCTGCTGCTACATCTTATTCAACTAATAATTTTCCTATGATACCATTTTATATTTATTATTCTATTTTCGGTTTTCAAAGAATTGGAGATTTTTGTTGGGCAGCTGGAGATCAACAAGCAAGAGGTTTTTTAATCGGAGCAACTTCTGGACGTACTACTTTAAATGGTGAAGGATTGCAACACGAAGACGGACATAGTCATATTTATTCTTTAACAATTCCTAATTGTATATCATATGATCCTACATATGCTTATGAATTAGCTGTTATTATTAATAATGGTATACAAAGAATGTATGGAAAACAACAAGAAAATATTTATTATTATATTACTACTATGAACGAAACTTATGATATGCCATCTATGAATCCATTAAATGAATATGGTATTTGCAAGGGTATATATAAACTTACTACTATAAATAGTAGTAAAAATAAAATTACTGTTCAATTATTAGGTTCAGGAGCAATATTACGTAATATGCTTAAAGCAGCAAATATATTATTTCAAGAATATAATATTAATTCAGATATTTTTAGTGTTACTTCTTTTACTGAAGTTGCGAGAGAAGGACAAGACTGTGATCATTGGAATTTATTACATCCTTCTGAAAAAAATCGTATTCCATATATTACAAGTATAATGAAAAATTATCCTACAGTAGCTGCTACAGATTACATAAAAAATTTTGCGGAACAAATTCGTAAATATATACCAACAAATCATTACCTAGTATTAGGTACAGATGGGTTTGGTCGTTCCGATAGTAGAAAAAATTTACGTGATTTTTTTGAAATTAATGAAATATATATAGTGTTAGCTATATTAAATATATTATTTGATTTAAAATTTATTAGTTTAAAATTAATTTTACATTTTATTAAAAAAAATAACATTAATATAAATAAACATAATCCAAGAAATTCCTAA
- a CDS encoding 2-oxo acid dehydrogenase subunit E2 codes for MYTKIILPDTGIEKMKVTDILVKEGDSIKKEQSIITVESDKTSIEIPSNYEGIIKKILISIGDIIYKGDIILELSNNQIPNIIKNNKEILDQKKIKLTKLIIPDIGTKKMKIFAILVKKNSFFKKNQTLIIIKNDINKFEIASTCSGVINKINVKINDYIYKNDIFMYINPSLKEEKQNIIKTFIKKKFFKNIIQTYIHTSPIIRKMIRKFNIDLKKIKPSGLKNRILKEDILKYIKNQNIIKNHDIQNPLSIYEKFGECEKINLNNIQKISSKNLSNYWKNIPHVTQHIETDITNLEKFRIKKNKEFNQKQKNVKLTLLSFIIKICACALKKYPNFNSSLSQNNDTLIIKKYFNIGIAINTKQGLLVPVIFDVLNKNIHDLSQIIINLSYKAKNNQLHPNDMKGGCFTISNLGQSKGNFFTPIINSPEVAILGISQASIKPIWKENKFLPKLMLPLSLSYDHRVINGVEGINFLNYICYLISDIRNILM; via the coding sequence ATGTATACAAAAATAATACTTCCTGATACAGGAATTGAGAAAATGAAAGTAACTGATATTTTAGTTAAAGAAGGAGATTCTATTAAAAAAGAACAATCAATTATTACAGTAGAAAGTGATAAAACTTCTATAGAAATACCTTCTAATTATGAAGGTATAATTAAAAAAATTTTAATTTCTATAGGTGATATAATTTATAAAGGAGATATTATTTTAGAATTATCAAATAATCAAATTCCTAATATTATTAAAAATAATAAAGAAATATTAGATCAAAAAAAAATAAAATTAACAAAATTAATTATTCCTGATATTGGTACAAAAAAAATGAAAATTTTTGCTATTTTAGTAAAAAAAAATAGTTTTTTTAAAAAAAATCAGACTTTAATTATCATTAAAAATGATATAAATAAGTTTGAAATAGCTTCTACATGTTCAGGAGTTATTAATAAAATTAATGTTAAAATTAATGACTATATATATAAAAACGATATATTTATGTATATTAATCCTTCTTTAAAAGAAGAAAAACAAAATATAATAAAAACATTTATTAAAAAGAAATTTTTTAAAAATATTATACAAACATATATACATACTTCTCCTATTATAAGAAAAATGATAAGAAAATTTAATATTGATTTAAAAAAAATTAAACCAAGTGGATTAAAAAATAGAATTCTTAAAGAAGATATTTTAAAATATATTAAAAATCAAAATATAATAAAAAATCATGATATTCAAAATCCTCTTTCTATTTATGAAAAATTTGGTGAATGTGAAAAAATTAATTTAAATAATATACAAAAGATTTCTAGTAAAAATTTATCTAATTATTGGAAAAATATTCCTCATGTTACACAACATATAGAAACTGATATTACTAATTTAGAAAAATTTAGAATCAAAAAAAATAAAGAATTTAATCAAAAACAAAAAAATGTTAAATTAACTTTATTAAGTTTTATAATTAAAATTTGTGCATGTGCATTAAAAAAATATCCTAATTTTAATTCTTCTTTATCACAAAATAATGATACTTTAATAATAAAAAAATATTTTAATATTGGCATAGCAATTAATACAAAACAAGGTTTGTTAGTTCCAGTAATTTTTGATGTTTTAAATAAAAATATTCACGATTTATCTCAAATAATAATTAATCTTTCTTATAAAGCAAAAAATAATCAACTTCATCCAAATGATATGAAAGGAGGATGTTTTACAATATCTAATCTTGGCCAATCTAAAGGAAATTTTTTTACACCTATAATTAATTCTCCAGAAGTAGCAATTTTAGGAATTTCACAAGCTAGTATAAAACCAATATGGAAAGAAAATAAATTTTTACCGAAACTTATGTTACCATTATCTTTATCATATGATCATCGTGTAATTAATGGAGTAGAAGGTATTAATTTTTTAAATTATATTTGTTATTTAATATCTGATATTAGAAATATATTAATGTAA
- the lpdA gene encoding dihydrolipoyl dehydrogenase, with product MNNKIKTEVVVIGGGPAGYAAAFRCSDLGLKTIIVENYKQLGGVCLNVGCIPSKTLLNIAKIIKEHKFFFQKGIFNNNIKINLNNIINWKQDVINKLNNGLDFLAKKRNINIINGMGFLETENCLNVINNNNLQILFKNAIIATGSQPIVLPHLPYKDERIWDSTDALNLKKIPKKMMIIGSGIIGLEMATIYQSFGSEIDIIDISNTFLPELDNDIIDIYKKDIKNKFNFILGTEIISVDTNQDLLQVQMTSDNHKSIYSKQYDIILVSIGRKPNSDFINKKFNKIFINDSGFINVDNQMRTNISNIYAVGDVVGYPMLAHKGIHEGHLAAEVISGKKHYFVPKVIPFIAYTHPEIAWTGITEKNAIKNNLNYKSSIFSWKALGRAVSSNAENGLTKLIIEKDSNRIIGGSIVGHNAGELLGEISLAIEMGCDIEDISLTIHAHPTFYESIGIAAEVYTETATDVINIKNFNK from the coding sequence ATGAATAATAAAATAAAAACTGAAGTAGTTGTAATTGGTGGAGGTCCTGCAGGATATGCTGCCGCTTTTCGTTGTAGTGATCTAGGATTAAAAACTATAATAGTAGAAAATTATAAACAATTAGGTGGAGTTTGTTTAAATGTAGGTTGTATTCCATCTAAAACATTATTAAACATAGCTAAAATTATAAAAGAACATAAATTTTTTTTTCAAAAAGGTATATTTAATAATAATATTAAAATAAATTTAAATAATATTATAAATTGGAAACAAGATGTAATTAATAAATTAAATAATGGATTAGATTTTTTAGCAAAAAAACGTAATATTAATATTATTAATGGTATGGGTTTTTTAGAAACAGAAAATTGTTTAAATGTTATTAATAATAATAATTTACAAATTTTATTTAAAAATGCAATAATAGCAACTGGATCTCAACCAATAGTTTTACCACATCTTCCTTATAAGGATGAAAGAATTTGGGATTCTACAGATGCATTAAATTTAAAAAAAATTCCTAAAAAAATGATGATTATAGGAAGTGGAATTATTGGTTTAGAAATGGCAACAATTTACCAATCTTTTGGTTCTGAAATAGATATAATAGATATTTCAAATACTTTTTTACCAGAATTAGATAATGATATTATTGATATTTATAAAAAAGATATAAAAAATAAATTTAATTTTATATTAGGAACTGAAATAATATCAGTAGATACTAATCAAGATTTATTACAAGTACAAATGACTAGTGATAATCATAAATCTATTTATTCAAAACAATATGATATAATTCTTGTTTCAATTGGTAGAAAACCAAATTCTGATTTTATAAATAAAAAATTTAATAAGATTTTTATTAATGATTCTGGATTTATTAATGTAGATAATCAGATGAGAACTAATATTTCTAATATATATGCAGTAGGAGATGTTGTTGGATATCCTATGTTAGCTCATAAAGGAATACATGAAGGACATTTAGCTGCAGAAGTAATTTCAGGGAAAAAACATTATTTTGTTCCTAAGGTAATCCCATTTATTGCTTATACTCATCCAGAAATAGCTTGGACAGGAATAACAGAAAAAAATGCAATAAAAAATAATTTAAATTATAAAAGTTCTATTTTTTCTTGGAAAGCATTAGGTAGAGCAGTATCTTCTAATGCAGAAAATGGTTTAACAAAATTAATTATAGAAAAAGATTCTAATAGGATTATAGGAGGGAGTATTGTTGGACATAATGCAGGAGAATTATTAGGAGAAATAAGTTTAGCAATTGAAATGGGATGCGATATAGAAGACATTTCATTAACTATACATGCACATCCTACCTTTTATGAATCTATTGGTATAGCAGCAGAAGTATATACAGAAACGGCAACAGATGTTATAAACATAAAAAATTTTAATAAATAA
- a CDS encoding glycoside hydrolase family 28 protein produces the protein MYNSKKQNYILNQIKVPFFNKKKYFVIEYIKSFNKKDDISYAINNAINDCNGNGGGIVIIPNGEFYTGPIILKSNVNLHLQNDTILKFYTDPNKYYNVFTRWEGTECINYISLIYAYNQKNIAITGNGILDGQANFYNWWSWKNDVNGNHLQNNDVKMLKNMNKNNIPIKNRIFGINHFLRPNFIQLYLCKNILISDIHIINSPMWEIHPVLSQNIIIQNIKINSLGPNNDGCDPESCNNVLIKNNIFYTGDDCIAIKSGTNNDGRKINIPSQNIIIKKCQMYNGHGAITLGSECSGKIKNIFIENCSINNTIESFFKIKNNAERGGVINNIYIKNINSKFIQNYFLNINYLYDEKDKGNFIPIVKNIFISDINVEHCLQIFNINTFKKSIVDNIFLKNCIFKGLKKPEKILIYNKYNINIINTKFIS, from the coding sequence ATGTATAATTCTAAAAAACAAAATTATATTTTAAATCAAATAAAAGTTCCATTTTTTAATAAAAAAAAATATTTTGTTATAGAATATATAAAATCTTTTAATAAAAAAGATGATATTTCATATGCTATAAATAACGCTATTAATGATTGTAATGGTAATGGGGGAGGGATTGTTATTATCCCAAATGGAGAATTTTATACAGGTCCAATAATTTTGAAAAGTAATGTAAATTTACATTTACAAAATGATACTATATTAAAATTTTATACTGACCCTAACAAATATTATAATGTATTTACTAGATGGGAAGGAACAGAATGTATTAATTATATTTCATTAATTTATGCTTATAATCAAAAAAATATTGCAATAACAGGTAATGGTATATTAGATGGACAAGCAAATTTTTATAATTGGTGGTCTTGGAAAAATGATGTAAACGGTAATCACTTACAAAACAATGATGTTAAAATGTTGAAAAATATGAATAAAAATAATATTCCTATTAAGAATAGGATTTTCGGTATTAATCATTTTCTTAGACCAAATTTTATTCAATTATATTTATGTAAAAATATTCTTATTTCAGATATTCATATTATAAATTCTCCTATGTGGGAAATACATCCAGTATTAAGTCAAAATATTATTATTCAAAATATTAAAATTAATAGTTTAGGACCTAATAATGATGGATGTGATCCTGAATCTTGTAATAATGTTTTGATTAAAAATAATATTTTTTATACAGGAGATGATTGTATAGCAATAAAATCAGGAACAAATAATGACGGAAGAAAAATAAATATTCCTTCTCAAAACATTATAATAAAAAAATGCCAAATGTATAATGGACATGGTGCTATTACATTAGGCAGTGAATGTTCAGGTAAAATAAAAAATATTTTTATAGAAAATTGTAGTATTAATAATACAATTGAATCTTTTTTTAAAATTAAAAATAATGCAGAACGAGGAGGTGTTATAAACAATATCTATATTAAAAATATAAATAGTAAATTTATTCAGAATTATTTTTTAAATATAAATTATTTATATGATGAAAAAGATAAAGGTAATTTTATACCTATTGTAAAAAATATTTTTATTTCTGATATAAATGTAGAACATTGTTTACAAATATTTAATATTAATACATTTAAAAAATCTATTGTGGATAATATTTTTTTAAAAAATTGTATTTTTAAAGGATTAAAAAAACCAGAAAAAATATTAATTTATAATAAATATAATATTAATATTATTAATACAAAATTTATTTCTTAA
- the dapE gene encoding succinyl-diaminopimelate desuccinylase has protein sequence MLQKIINLTKKLVKCPSISPFDAGCQNILIKILKKLQFNINLININDTNNFWAIHNLKYKSIYNTLVFAGHTDVVPPGNIIKWKSDPFQPIIHNNILYGRGVCDMKGALAAMIFAAKKFILSYPHYHGCLAFIITSDEESNAKDGTIRIIQKLLENKEKIDFCVIGEPTSNKIIGDNIKNGRRGSLNIQLEIIGIQGHVAYHNLAKNPIHMVIPLLNELILKKWGKNNSFLPETNMQITKIHSNIQNHNIIPGNIIIYINFRFNNEIDHKNILKKLNFMLKKYILKFKIKWELSGKPFLSNYKNEKKNLINIVKKSIYSINNFNPTLINNGGTSDGRFIIKTGAQIIELGLNNSTIHKINEHVHINDLYILYKIYYQIIKNIFLN, from the coding sequence ATGTTACAAAAAATAATTAATTTGACTAAAAAACTTGTTAAATGTCCTTCTATTAGTCCTTTTGATGCTGGATGTCAAAATATTTTGATTAAAATACTTAAAAAATTACAATTTAATATTAATTTAATTAATATTAATGATACAAATAATTTTTGGGCTATCCATAATCTTAAATATAAAAGTATATATAATACTTTAGTTTTTGCAGGTCATACAGATGTTGTACCACCTGGAAATATAATAAAATGGAAATCTGATCCTTTCCAACCTATTATACATAATAATATTTTATATGGTAGAGGAGTTTGTGATATGAAAGGTGCTTTAGCTGCAATGATCTTTGCGGCTAAAAAATTTATTTTAAGTTATCCTCATTATCATGGTTGTTTAGCTTTTATTATTACTTCAGATGAAGAAAGTAATGCGAAAGATGGAACTATAAGAATTATTCAAAAATTATTAGAAAATAAAGAAAAAATAGATTTTTGTGTTATAGGTGAACCTACAAGTAATAAGATTATTGGAGATAATATTAAAAATGGAAGAAGAGGTTCTTTAAATATCCAATTAGAAATTATAGGTATACAAGGACATGTAGCATATCATAATTTAGCTAAAAATCCTATTCACATGGTAATACCATTACTGAATGAATTGATTTTAAAAAAATGGGGTAAAAATAATAGTTTTTTACCTGAAACTAACATGCAAATTACAAAAATTCATTCTAATATACAAAATCATAATATAATTCCAGGAAATATTATAATTTATATAAATTTCCGTTTTAATAATGAAATAGATCATAAAAATATATTAAAAAAATTAAATTTTATGCTTAAAAAATATATTTTAAAATTTAAAATAAAATGGGAATTATCTGGAAAACCTTTCTTAAGTAATTATAAAAATGAAAAAAAAAATTTAATAAATATAGTTAAAAAAAGTATTTATTCTATTAATAATTTTAATCCGACATTAATTAATAATGGAGGTACTTCTGATGGGCGTTTCATTATAAAAACAGGAGCACAAATTATTGAATTAGGTTTAAATAACTCAACTATTCATAAAATTAATGAACATGTACATATTAATGATTTATATATTTTATATAAAATATATTATCAAATCATAAAAAATATTTTTTTAAATTAA
- the lon gene encoding endopeptidase La codes for MNSKNSEHIMISVLPLRDVVVYPHMVIPLFIGREKSIRCLEAAMNNDKKIMLVAQKEAFNDDPNINDLFNVGTITSILQMLKLPDGTIKILVEGLNRAKIITLSDNENYFTAQIKYLTSPIIEVKEQKVLVKIAINQFENYIKLNKKIPPEVLNSLNNIKDAAKLADTIAAHMPLKLSNKQLILEMSDVNKRLEYLMTIMESEIDLLQVEKKIRDRIKKQMEKSQKEYYLNEQMKAIQKELGEIDDYLDENEVLKKKIELARIPKEVKEKIFSELKKLKMMSPISAEATVVRGYIDWIIQIPWNLKSRLKKNLFKAKKTLDQDHYGLESVKEHILEYLAVQNRSNKIRGPILCLVGPPGVGKTSLGKSIARATGRKFIKIALGGIRDEGEIRGHRRTYIGSMPGKIIQKIVKTGVKNPLLLLDEIDKISYDMRGDPASALLEVLDPEQNIAFNDHYLEIDYDLSSVMFVATSNSSVHIPLPLLDRMEVIKISGYTEDEKLNIAKKYLLPKQINRNALKEKELIINDEIIIDIIRYYTRESGVRGLERELSTLCRKTVKTILIEENVKFIKINNKNLKNYLGVQKFDYGKAESENLIGQVTGLAWTEVGGELLTIETVCIPGKGKLIYTGSLGEVMQESIQTALTVVKARTKKLNINTEFYKNIDIHVHALEGATPKDGPSAGISICTALVSSLTNNPVKANVAMTGEITLRGQILAIGGLKEKLLAAHRGGINIVLIPEQNKRNLEDIPKNIITDLKILTVKNIEEVLLLTLQNKPF; via the coding sequence ATGAATTCTAAGAATTCAGAACATATTATGATTTCAGTCTTGCCATTACGTGATGTAGTTGTATATCCTCATATGGTAATTCCTTTATTTATTGGAAGAGAAAAATCTATTCGTTGTTTAGAAGCTGCTATGAATAACGATAAAAAAATTATGTTAGTAGCACAAAAAGAAGCTTTTAATGATGATCCTAATATTAATGATTTATTTAATGTAGGCACAATTACATCCATTTTACAGATGTTAAAATTACCAGATGGTACTATAAAAATTTTAGTAGAAGGTTTAAATAGGGCTAAAATAATAACATTATCAGATAATGAAAATTATTTTACAGCACAAATAAAATATTTAACTTCTCCAATTATAGAAGTTAAAGAACAAAAAGTATTAGTAAAAATAGCAATTAATCAATTTGAAAATTATATTAAATTAAATAAAAAAATTCCTCCAGAAGTTTTAAATTCTTTAAATAATATAAAAGATGCTGCTAAATTAGCTGATACTATTGCGGCTCATATGCCTTTAAAATTATCTAATAAACAATTAATATTAGAAATGTCTGATGTTAATAAAAGATTAGAATATTTAATGACTATAATGGAATCTGAAATTGACTTACTACAAGTAGAAAAAAAAATTCGTGATAGAATTAAAAAACAAATGGAAAAAAGTCAAAAAGAGTATTATTTAAATGAACAAATGAAAGCTATCCAAAAAGAATTAGGAGAAATAGATGATTATCTTGATGAAAATGAAGTATTAAAAAAAAAAATAGAATTAGCAAGAATTCCAAAGGAAGTAAAAGAAAAAATATTTTCTGAATTAAAAAAATTAAAAATGATGTCTCCTATATCAGCAGAAGCAACTGTTGTAAGAGGATATATAGATTGGATCATACAAATTCCATGGAATCTAAAAAGTAGATTAAAAAAAAATTTATTTAAAGCAAAAAAAACATTAGATCAAGATCATTATGGATTAGAATCTGTTAAAGAACATATTTTAGAATATTTAGCAGTTCAAAATAGATCTAATAAAATTAGAGGTCCTATCTTATGTTTAGTTGGACCCCCAGGAGTAGGGAAAACTTCATTAGGAAAATCTATAGCTAGAGCTACAGGACGAAAATTTATTAAAATAGCATTAGGAGGGATTAGAGATGAAGGTGAAATAAGAGGGCATCGTCGAACATATATCGGTTCTATGCCAGGTAAAATTATACAAAAAATAGTTAAAACAGGTGTAAAAAATCCTTTATTATTATTAGATGAAATAGATAAAATATCATATGATATGAGAGGGGATCCAGCATCAGCCTTATTAGAAGTATTAGATCCAGAACAAAATATTGCATTTAATGATCACTATCTTGAAATAGATTATGATTTATCATCTGTTATGTTTGTAGCAACTTCAAATTCTTCTGTACATATACCTCTTCCTTTATTAGATAGGATGGAAGTTATTAAAATTTCTGGTTATACAGAAGATGAAAAATTAAATATAGCAAAAAAATATTTATTACCGAAACAAATTAATCGTAATGCTTTAAAAGAAAAAGAATTAATTATTAATGATGAAATAATTATTGACATAATTAGATATTATACTAGAGAATCAGGTGTTAGAGGTTTAGAAAGAGAATTATCTACATTATGTAGAAAAACAGTAAAAACTATTTTAATAGAAGAAAATGTTAAATTTATTAAAATAAATAATAAAAATTTAAAAAATTATTTAGGTGTCCAAAAATTTGATTATGGCAAAGCAGAAAGTGAAAATTTAATCGGGCAAGTTACTGGATTAGCATGGACAGAAGTAGGAGGAGAGTTATTAACTATCGAAACTGTATGTATACCTGGCAAAGGAAAGTTAATATATACAGGATCTTTAGGAGAAGTGATGCAAGAATCTATACAAACAGCTTTAACTGTAGTAAAAGCAAGAACAAAAAAATTAAATATTAATACTGAATTTTATAAAAATATAGATATTCATGTCCATGCATTAGAAGGTGCAACTCCAAAAGATGGACCTAGTGCAGGAATATCTATATGTACTGCTTTAGTTTCTAGTTTAACTAATAATCCTGTAAAAGCTAATGTTGCTATGACTGGAGAAATTACTTTAAGAGGACAAATATTAGCTATTGGAGGATTAAAAGAAAAATTATTAGCAGCTCATAGAGGAGGGATTAATATTGTTCTTATTCCAGAACAAAATAAAAGAAATTTAGAAGATATACCAAAAAATATTATTACAGATTTAAAAATTTTAACAGTAAAAAATATTGAAGAAGTATTATTATTAACTTTACAAAATAAACCATTTTAA